In Horticoccus luteus, the following proteins share a genomic window:
- a CDS encoding glycosyltransferase yields MRILLTADPELPVPPGQYGGIERLVDMWRRELRGLGHAVALAARSDSTAEVDRLFPWSGARSQSSVHAVRNTLTLWRAARSFRADVVHSSSRLVYTLPLLLTGIPVVQTYHRLPGARQVRIAARLGRRRILFTGVSEFIARLGRRGGGRWEAVHNCIDLPQLTFQPTVPADAPLVFLSRIEEVKGAREAIAIARAAGRPLVLAGNHSADANAERYWRDHIAPAIDGRQITYIGPVNDIQKNALLGSAAAMLVPVQWDEPFGMVFAEALACGTPVIASPRGALPEIVRESQNGFLIRNLDEGVAAVRAASRLSRTFCRRDAEQRFSPRAAVDKFLTLYREQAW; encoded by the coding sequence ATGCGCATTCTTCTCACGGCCGATCCAGAGTTGCCAGTGCCGCCGGGACAGTATGGCGGCATCGAGCGTCTCGTGGACATGTGGCGTCGTGAACTCCGGGGCCTAGGACATGCCGTCGCACTCGCGGCGCGCAGCGACTCCACGGCGGAGGTTGATCGACTTTTCCCCTGGTCCGGAGCCCGCTCGCAGTCGTCCGTCCATGCTGTTCGCAATACCCTGACTCTCTGGCGCGCGGCGCGTTCATTTCGGGCGGACGTCGTGCATAGCTCGAGTCGGCTTGTCTACACGTTGCCGTTGCTCCTCACCGGTATTCCCGTGGTGCAAACGTATCACCGCTTGCCTGGCGCACGCCAAGTCCGCATCGCTGCCCGCCTGGGTCGAAGGCGAATCCTCTTTACCGGGGTCAGCGAGTTCATTGCCCGCCTCGGTCGCCGCGGAGGCGGGCGCTGGGAGGCGGTGCACAATTGTATCGATCTGCCGCAACTGACTTTTCAACCAACCGTCCCCGCCGACGCGCCGCTCGTGTTCCTCAGCCGCATCGAGGAGGTCAAGGGAGCCCGCGAAGCCATTGCCATCGCTCGCGCCGCCGGGCGGCCGCTCGTCCTCGCAGGCAACCATTCTGCAGACGCCAATGCGGAACGTTATTGGCGGGACCACATCGCGCCCGCCATCGATGGACGCCAAATCACCTACATCGGGCCGGTTAACGACATTCAAAAGAATGCGCTCCTGGGTTCAGCGGCCGCGATGTTGGTCCCGGTGCAGTGGGATGAACCGTTCGGCATGGTGTTCGCCGAAGCGCTCGCGTGCGGCACACCGGTCATCGCCTCGCCTCGCGGAGCATTGCCGGAAATCGTGAGGGAGAGCCAAAACGGTTTTTTGATTCGTAACTTGGATGAAGGCGTCGCGGCCGTGCGCGCCGCGTCGCGGCTGTCGCGGACGTTTTGCCGTCGTGATGCTGAACAGCGCTTCAGTCCGCGTGCCGCCGTGGACAAGTTTCTCACGCTCTATCGCGAACAAGCCTGGTGA
- a CDS encoding FkbM family methyltransferase produces MISAHALAKKVRHFQGLRNLEALWRWLRPVYQWLLDPLGRGVQITLGGRAVRFPAALLSHYPDWSGYERESFEALAGWLDSQPGRLTLLDIGCSFGVVTSFAVQICPRVEVIAFDSDLTSLRALDAVVPSGALDRVKRVHGLLGATHASGSNLEAAIATTLRQLPAIPPKVAINHSQYVCFGEAGARTVPQHQLDALLAGVAFPGPVLLKCDVEGAELLVLNGAAELLRRIRPALLLSVHPPALPRFGPTPEDVAAFLTQHHYRWNVLARDHEEHWWCEPISS; encoded by the coding sequence ATGATCTCCGCCCACGCTCTTGCGAAAAAAGTACGGCACTTCCAGGGCCTCCGCAATTTGGAAGCGCTCTGGCGGTGGTTGCGCCCCGTCTACCAGTGGCTGCTCGACCCCCTGGGCCGCGGTGTCCAGATCACGCTGGGTGGGCGTGCCGTGCGTTTTCCTGCCGCACTCCTCAGCCACTATCCCGACTGGAGCGGCTACGAACGCGAGTCGTTTGAAGCACTTGCAGGCTGGCTCGATTCGCAACCCGGCCGCCTCACCTTGCTCGACATCGGTTGTTCGTTCGGCGTCGTCACGTCTTTCGCCGTGCAAATCTGTCCGCGGGTGGAAGTCATCGCCTTCGATTCGGACCTGACGTCGTTGCGCGCGCTTGACGCCGTCGTGCCATCAGGTGCGCTCGACCGTGTCAAACGTGTCCACGGGTTGCTTGGGGCAACCCACGCCTCGGGATCGAATTTGGAAGCTGCCATTGCCACGACATTGCGCCAACTTCCTGCCATCCCACCCAAGGTCGCCATCAACCACAGTCAATACGTGTGTTTTGGCGAAGCCGGCGCCCGCACCGTCCCTCAACACCAACTCGACGCCCTGCTGGCGGGCGTCGCCTTTCCCGGTCCGGTGCTCCTGAAATGCGATGTCGAGGGCGCCGAATTGCTCGTCCTCAACGGCGCTGCCGAACTCCTTCGCCGCATTCGCCCGGCCCTGTTGCTGAGCGTGCATCCTCCGGCTTTGCCGCGCTTTGGCCCGACACCAGAGGACGTCGCCGCCTTTCTGACCCAGCACCACTACCGGTGGAATGTGCTCGCCCGCGACCACGAGGAGCATTGGTGGTGCGAACCCATTTCCTCATGA
- a CDS encoding FkbM family methyltransferase codes for MTSAIRRLLGPVLTSLLAHTPLQFWPVRIRHGFLRGNRWTLWPHSAYWRGDYEPEVQAALARNAPPLGGAAWDLGAHFGFYTLWLARAVGPAGQICAFEPDLVSFDRLRRHVTMNRLGHVQIFQCAVSDDTGNRLLIQSQGAGATTSHLPYQGETTAGQHTVAIQTVALDALAEKEAWRPPQFIKIDIEGHAASALRGAQRTLGRHHPVLLISLHSPQEVDGVRIELQPLGYQPYALDGARLDWSETLFKTVILKT; via the coding sequence ATGACCTCGGCCATCCGCCGATTGCTGGGGCCTGTGCTCACATCCCTGCTCGCCCATACGCCGCTGCAATTCTGGCCGGTGCGAATCCGCCACGGCTTTCTGCGCGGCAACCGCTGGACGCTCTGGCCCCATTCGGCCTACTGGCGCGGCGACTATGAGCCCGAGGTTCAGGCCGCACTGGCGCGCAACGCTCCGCCGTTGGGCGGCGCCGCCTGGGACTTGGGCGCGCACTTCGGCTTTTATACGCTGTGGCTCGCCCGCGCCGTCGGACCGGCCGGACAGATCTGCGCCTTCGAACCCGACTTGGTCTCGTTCGACCGCTTGCGCCGGCACGTCACCATGAACCGTCTCGGCCACGTACAAATTTTTCAATGCGCGGTCAGCGACGACACGGGCAACCGGCTGCTTATCCAGAGCCAAGGCGCAGGCGCGACAACCTCGCACCTGCCCTATCAGGGCGAAACGACCGCCGGTCAGCATACCGTGGCGATCCAGACAGTCGCCCTCGACGCCCTCGCAGAGAAGGAGGCATGGCGCCCGCCGCAATTCATCAAGATCGACATTGAGGGGCATGCCGCCTCCGCCTTGCGCGGCGCGCAGCGCACTCTGGGTCGCCACCATCCGGTCCTCCTCATCAGCCTGCACAGCCCGCAAGAGGTCGACGGCGTGCGTATCGAATTGCAGCCGCTCGGCTATCAGCCTTACGCGCTCGATGGCGCACGCCTCGACTGGTCCGAAACTTTATTCAAGACGGTCATCCTCAAAACCTGA
- a CDS encoding glycosyltransferase family 4 protein → MIVPRRLAVVLSHPTQYYSPWFRFIANENRCALRVFYLWDFGVTTRHDPRFGAAFRWDIDLLSGYDHEFVPNAATNPGTESFSGLHNPTLPVRLKTWKPDAILVFGYRFRTHLNLLRWARRHRIPLIFRGDSHLLGQPCPSLSKRLLLRWVYRHFAAFTYVGLANRDYFSFFGVSSEKLFFAPHAVNREHFDPRLPTYRFAASELRRRLEIPADAPVILFAGKFAANKQPLTLLAAFASLNHPTAVLLFVGDGELREPLRRAAAANGARVRFLPFANQSEMPVRYLLADVFALPSRGHYETWGLAVNEAMHMGVPCLVSDRVGCQRDLVTDGETGWVFPAHDPAALESSLARALAAVAGDTTQLRARIADRVSHYTYRQATEGLLSAMAHVVP, encoded by the coding sequence GTGATTGTCCCGCGCCGCCTCGCTGTCGTCCTCTCGCATCCGACGCAGTATTACAGCCCTTGGTTTCGCTTTATCGCTAATGAAAATCGCTGTGCCTTGCGCGTTTTCTATCTGTGGGACTTCGGCGTCACGACCCGGCACGACCCGCGCTTCGGCGCCGCTTTTCGCTGGGATATCGATCTACTCTCCGGGTACGACCACGAGTTCGTTCCCAATGCTGCCACGAATCCAGGCACGGAATCCTTCTCCGGTCTGCACAATCCCACGCTGCCGGTGCGGCTGAAGACGTGGAAACCAGACGCCATTCTGGTTTTTGGCTATCGCTTCCGCACGCATTTGAACCTTCTGCGTTGGGCGCGCCGACATCGAATTCCCCTCATTTTCCGCGGCGATTCTCATCTCCTCGGGCAACCTTGTCCTTCACTTTCGAAGCGGCTTCTTTTGCGATGGGTCTATCGGCATTTTGCGGCCTTCACGTATGTCGGCCTGGCCAACCGCGACTACTTCTCGTTTTTTGGCGTTTCGTCAGAGAAGCTCTTCTTCGCGCCGCACGCGGTCAACCGCGAGCACTTTGATCCCCGGCTTCCAACGTATCGGTTCGCCGCCTCCGAGCTTCGCCGCCGGCTGGAAATTCCCGCCGACGCGCCGGTGATATTATTCGCCGGAAAATTTGCGGCCAACAAACAACCGCTCACCCTGCTCGCCGCATTCGCCTCCTTGAATCACCCCACGGCCGTTCTGCTTTTCGTCGGTGATGGCGAGCTGCGCGAACCGCTGCGTCGTGCCGCCGCTGCCAATGGCGCGCGCGTCAGATTTCTGCCCTTCGCCAACCAGAGCGAAATGCCCGTGCGTTATCTGCTGGCCGATGTTTTTGCGCTGCCCTCCCGCGGCCACTACGAAACGTGGGGCCTTGCCGTCAACGAAGCCATGCACATGGGCGTCCCTTGCCTCGTCAGCGACCGCGTCGGCTGCCAGCGCGATCTCGTCACCGACGGTGAAACCGGCTGGGTCTTTCCCGCTCATGATCCCGCCGCTCTCGAGTCATCGCTCGCCCGTGCGTTGGCCGCCGTCGCCGGCGACACCACCCAATTGCGTGCGCGCATCGCGGACCGAGTCTCCCACTACACCTACCGCCAGGCCACGGAGGGTCTGCTGAGCGCAATGGCGCACGTCGTCCCGTGA
- a CDS encoding glycosyltransferase yields MARIAIYVGRHLCTAPRPCKEADALAAAGHIVTVHGLWSDPRLVARDEALLANRVWKFTPYADCRPDTLHRRWRWWRVRARNRLARELFVRTGRITADIFGYGTAALAAHAKNSTADLALFHSEGGLWTARQLHRAGRRVGMDFEDWFSRDLPPAKHTGRPLAALAQLESAALRFGPYVLATSHAMADALANAYAGPKPAVIYNTFPIADAPPARTAAIDPRRISLHWFSLFLGPDRGLETLFAALPALQENWELHLRADDPGHYAAHLTASLPERLRSRVHFSPTVSNAELPARIAGHDIGLALDVSHIPSRNLTVTNKLFQYLQAGLAVVASDTAGHAEILEQARDAGELFTAGDSVALTAALQRFCSDPVRLVAAKQAARRAGETIFAHERQAPLYADLADRALRSA; encoded by the coding sequence ATGGCGCGCATCGCGATTTACGTTGGGCGGCACCTCTGCACGGCACCGCGACCGTGCAAGGAGGCCGACGCCCTCGCCGCGGCCGGCCACATCGTCACCGTTCACGGATTGTGGTCCGATCCGCGACTCGTCGCGCGCGACGAAGCGTTGCTCGCGAATCGCGTCTGGAAATTCACGCCCTACGCCGACTGCCGGCCCGACACCTTGCACCGCCGCTGGCGCTGGTGGCGCGTCCGCGCCCGCAATCGCCTCGCCCGCGAACTCTTCGTCCGCACCGGCCGGATCACCGCTGACATTTTCGGCTACGGCACCGCGGCGCTCGCTGCGCACGCGAAAAATTCCACGGCCGATCTCGCACTTTTTCACTCCGAGGGCGGTTTATGGACCGCGCGACAACTCCATCGCGCCGGCCGGCGCGTCGGCATGGATTTCGAGGATTGGTTTTCCCGCGATCTCCCTCCCGCCAAACACACAGGCCGCCCGCTCGCCGCGCTCGCACAACTCGAGTCGGCCGCGCTGCGCTTCGGCCCGTATGTGCTCGCGACCTCCCACGCCATGGCCGACGCCCTCGCGAACGCCTACGCCGGCCCGAAACCGGCCGTCATCTACAACACGTTTCCGATCGCCGACGCGCCGCCCGCTCGCACGGCCGCCATCGATCCGAGGCGCATTTCGCTGCATTGGTTCTCGTTGTTTCTCGGACCCGACCGCGGCCTCGAAACACTTTTCGCCGCGTTGCCCGCGCTTCAAGAAAACTGGGAGCTTCACCTTCGCGCCGACGATCCCGGCCACTACGCCGCGCACCTGACCGCCTCGCTGCCGGAGCGACTTCGCTCACGCGTTCATTTTTCTCCCACGGTTTCCAACGCCGAATTGCCTGCGCGCATCGCCGGGCACGACATCGGACTCGCCCTCGACGTGAGCCACATCCCCAGCCGGAATCTCACCGTCACGAACAAGCTCTTCCAATACCTTCAGGCCGGCCTCGCCGTCGTCGCCAGCGATACCGCCGGCCACGCCGAAATTCTCGAACAAGCTCGCGACGCCGGCGAATTGTTCACGGCCGGCGACTCCGTCGCGCTTACCGCCGCGTTGCAACGTTTCTGCAGCGATCCCGTGCGTCTCGTTGCCGCGAAGCAAGCCGCCCGCCGCGCTGGCGAAACGATCTTCGCCCATGAACGCCAGGCGCCGCTCTACGCCGACCTCGCCGATCGCGCGCTTCGCAGCGCCTGA
- a CDS encoding glycosyltransferase, which produces MSSDPRLFLYYKTAPEANRWLPGDRWIRPLVRRVVRGPRVPSGIDKVYLNLAAGLRKIGVPFQFNRPWHEIRPGDRVGVIGRDRPALAGYDRPNPIVAGVALMTHPSEWPTLCQDYPVARYVQHCQWAIDIYRPYYGDKVCAVWPVGIDTDAWQPASASARTCDFLLYNKIRWNHAAMDRDLVEPIRADLRRAGLTFEEILYGHYRPEDYAAALRRCRAMIFICEHESQGIAYQEALAAGVPVLAWDPGEWLDPARFAWGTPHVAATSVPYFDARCGERFVNHAAFGPALGVFQDRLQAGRYAPRDYIMENLTLERSARRYLKLLNEVASQP; this is translated from the coding sequence GTGAGTTCCGACCCGCGACTCTTCCTCTACTACAAGACGGCTCCGGAAGCCAACCGCTGGCTTCCCGGGGATCGCTGGATTCGCCCATTGGTCCGTCGTGTTGTACGAGGGCCGCGCGTCCCCAGCGGAATTGACAAAGTGTATCTTAACCTCGCCGCCGGCCTGCGTAAGATTGGCGTGCCATTTCAATTTAACCGTCCGTGGCATGAAATCCGCCCCGGCGACCGCGTCGGTGTGATCGGTCGCGATCGGCCGGCGTTGGCGGGATATGATCGCCCCAATCCGATCGTGGCTGGCGTCGCCCTCATGACTCACCCGAGCGAGTGGCCGACGCTTTGTCAGGATTATCCCGTCGCCCGCTACGTGCAGCACTGCCAGTGGGCAATCGACATCTACCGACCGTATTACGGGGACAAGGTCTGCGCCGTCTGGCCCGTGGGCATCGATACGGATGCATGGCAGCCTGCGTCCGCTTCCGCGCGCACCTGCGATTTTCTCCTCTATAACAAAATCCGCTGGAACCACGCCGCTATGGACCGGGATTTGGTCGAGCCGATTCGCGCCGATCTCCGCCGCGCCGGCCTCACGTTCGAGGAAATCCTTTACGGCCACTATCGCCCCGAGGATTACGCCGCCGCCTTGCGCCGCTGCCGCGCGATGATCTTCATTTGCGAACACGAAAGCCAGGGCATCGCCTATCAGGAGGCCCTCGCTGCGGGCGTGCCCGTGCTCGCCTGGGACCCCGGTGAGTGGCTCGATCCCGCCCGTTTCGCCTGGGGAACCCCGCATGTCGCCGCCACCTCGGTGCCCTACTTCGATGCCCGGTGTGGCGAACGGTTCGTCAATCACGCGGCGTTCGGCCCCGCCCTCGGTGTCTTCCAAGATCGCCTCCAAGCCGGACGCTATGCGCCCCGCGACTACATCATGGAGAATCTCACGCTTGAGCGCTCTGCCCGTCGTTACCTCAAATTGCTGAACGAAGTCGCATCACAACCATGA
- a CDS encoding glycosyltransferase — translation MRRVLIVSPHFPPVNAPDMQRVRMSVSHYRALGWEPVILCVAPTHVDATHEDELAATMPTDLEVHRCGAWSRSWTKYIGLGTLGLRCWLPLYLAGRRILRRSRIDLVFLSNTQFVTFSAARLWQQEFGVPYLFDLQDPWRTDHYQQAGARRPPGGWKYLLARAMAWALEEFSFSGASAAMSVSGSYFQSLHQRYVWSRCLRSSVIGFGVSEQDFVAARTLTSVERLHDGHRKLIHLVNTGAAGPIMPHALNALLTALASFRATAPDLAAQLRLHFIGTSYVARGQGKEVVMPVARHFGVADLVHEVPHRIGHLESLALQLQADGLLLLGSSDPAYSPSKTFPYFLSRRPMLAVTFEGSQLSSLLNKMGGAFEVSLSGGGVDRSAVHAIEGFFRLALEGFPPARLPLRREAYFAAHYRTEVLATRQTELFHACLQCPASRVRLTV, via the coding sequence ATGCGGCGCGTTCTGATCGTTTCCCCGCATTTTCCGCCGGTCAACGCGCCCGACATGCAGCGCGTGCGGATGAGCGTGTCGCATTACCGCGCGCTGGGCTGGGAGCCGGTGATTTTGTGCGTGGCGCCGACTCACGTCGACGCGACGCATGAAGATGAACTGGCGGCGACCATGCCAACCGACTTGGAAGTCCATCGTTGCGGCGCGTGGTCGAGAAGCTGGACCAAGTATATCGGTCTTGGGACACTTGGGCTTCGCTGCTGGCTGCCGCTGTATCTTGCGGGCCGTCGTATCTTGCGACGATCACGCATCGACCTGGTTTTCCTTAGCAACACCCAGTTCGTCACATTTAGCGCCGCGCGCCTCTGGCAGCAGGAATTCGGCGTCCCGTATTTGTTCGATCTGCAGGATCCGTGGCGAACCGATCACTATCAACAAGCCGGCGCCCGCCGGCCTCCGGGCGGCTGGAAATATCTCCTCGCGCGGGCGATGGCCTGGGCGTTGGAAGAGTTTTCGTTTTCGGGCGCCTCGGCCGCGATGTCTGTTTCGGGGAGCTATTTCCAATCGCTCCACCAGCGCTACGTGTGGAGTCGTTGCCTGCGCAGCTCTGTCATCGGATTCGGCGTGAGTGAACAAGACTTCGTCGCCGCACGAACGCTCACCTCCGTCGAGCGGCTTCACGACGGGCACCGAAAACTGATCCACCTCGTCAATACCGGAGCCGCCGGTCCGATCATGCCGCACGCTCTGAACGCGCTGCTCACTGCACTGGCGAGCTTCCGCGCCACTGCGCCCGACCTGGCGGCCCAGCTCCGTCTCCACTTCATCGGCACAAGCTATGTCGCACGCGGCCAGGGGAAGGAAGTGGTGATGCCCGTCGCTCGTCACTTTGGTGTCGCCGACCTTGTGCATGAAGTGCCTCATCGCATCGGCCATTTGGAGAGTCTCGCTCTTCAGCTTCAGGCGGACGGTCTTCTTTTGCTCGGCTCGAGCGACCCAGCCTACTCGCCCTCGAAAACCTTTCCCTACTTTCTCTCGCGGCGCCCCATGCTCGCAGTAACTTTCGAAGGGAGTCAGTTGAGTTCTTTGCTCAACAAAATGGGTGGAGCTTTCGAAGTCTCCCTGTCCGGAGGCGGCGTCGATCGCTCAGCAGTCCATGCGATCGAAGGTTTTTTCCGACTGGCGTTGGAGGGTTTTCCACCTGCGCGACTCCCGCTTCGACGGGAAGCGTATTTTGCCGCGCACTACCGAACGGAAGTGTTGGCCACCCGTCAGACGGAACTCTTTCACGCCTGCTTGCAATGTCCGGCCTCTCGCGTCCGGCTAACCGTTTGA
- a CDS encoding glycosyltransferase family 2 protein encodes MPALPKISLVTTNYNYGHFLDATLRSVLDQNYPNLEYIVIDGGSTDNSVEIIRRYADRLSFWTSEGDAGQAHALNKGLRRCTGDIVGFLNSDDLHRPDTLANVAGLFADPDVAWIGGSSETLDVEGRPTGVTALSPPSTAVQWVAGLRFPQPSSFWRRRLTEELGSFEEHLYYCFDQEYWARFAVAGHRPVFSTAPLSRERFHPGQKTANPAPRYMHERLFIAHKFLNRLDPVAAAALRRIIRGHERTLLRDLFYQTPPPSFSTFFRTLRHHPDLLRDRQTWGLLKQRLFTRQDS; translated from the coding sequence ATGCCCGCCCTGCCCAAAATCAGCCTCGTCACGACGAACTACAACTACGGGCATTTTCTCGACGCGACCCTCCGTTCGGTGCTCGACCAGAACTATCCCAACTTGGAGTACATCGTCATCGACGGCGGCAGCACGGATAACAGCGTCGAGATCATCAGGCGCTACGCGGACCGGCTCAGCTTCTGGACCAGCGAGGGCGACGCCGGCCAGGCTCACGCGTTGAACAAGGGCCTACGCCGCTGCACCGGCGACATCGTCGGCTTCCTCAACAGCGACGATCTCCACCGGCCCGACACGCTGGCTAATGTCGCCGGTCTTTTCGCCGACCCAGATGTTGCCTGGATCGGCGGGTCTTCCGAAACGCTCGATGTCGAAGGCCGACCGACCGGCGTCACCGCCCTTTCGCCGCCGAGCACGGCGGTGCAATGGGTCGCCGGCCTGCGTTTTCCGCAGCCGTCATCGTTCTGGCGGCGGCGGCTCACGGAGGAACTCGGCTCCTTCGAGGAGCATCTGTATTATTGTTTCGATCAGGAATACTGGGCGCGTTTCGCGGTCGCCGGTCATCGTCCGGTTTTCTCCACCGCGCCGCTGAGCCGGGAACGTTTTCACCCGGGTCAGAAAACAGCCAACCCCGCTCCGCGCTACATGCACGAGCGTCTCTTCATCGCCCATAAATTTCTCAATCGGCTCGATCCCGTGGCAGCGGCCGCCCTTCGACGGATCATTCGCGGCCACGAACGCACCCTCCTCCGCGATCTTTTTTATCAAACGCCGCCGCCGAGCTTCTCCACTTTTTTCCGCACCCTGCGCCATCATCCCGATCTGCTCCGCGATCGGCAGACCTGGGGACTGTTGAAACAGCGTCTTTTCACCCGCCAAGATTCCTGA
- a CDS encoding glycosyltransferase family 2 protein, whose product MATSARPLPLMLPSLTVIIPVYNRTAVLVHPLRSLREAAAATPDLQWEIVVVDDGSTEDVASVLASFSDLPIRLHRQENKGLLAARLTGLSLAQHEAVLFLDGDDLVAPGKFTAQLPALTGADVTYGDVGRVELEDHGQLVGALRLDQPLAPCDEPAEFYLGIQPAPHNPIFRRTYLISAIAPPLFPAHRIYDPIAETWFYYHLSIMPARIKYVPGAWTIVGDHPGERISRAWERQAFAALHLMRSFMAACPVSTATVAARQRVGHCAFATWRALPYNFTGFPADDFIAIWRTAPRAPLAELGGRWFQRLARVVGPVPAARIFRRLQRGPYSRIRTLSSAQLAALVHE is encoded by the coding sequence TTGGCGACAAGTGCTCGCCCGCTCCCGCTGATGCTGCCGAGCCTGACGGTCATCATCCCGGTTTACAACCGCACCGCCGTGCTCGTGCATCCGCTGCGGAGTTTGCGCGAAGCCGCCGCCGCCACGCCCGATCTTCAGTGGGAGATTGTGGTCGTGGATGACGGCTCCACCGAAGATGTCGCGAGCGTGCTCGCCTCATTCTCCGACCTGCCGATCCGTTTGCACCGTCAGGAGAACAAAGGCCTCCTGGCGGCGCGTCTCACCGGCTTGAGTCTGGCCCAACATGAGGCCGTACTCTTCCTCGACGGCGACGATTTGGTGGCGCCGGGAAAATTCACTGCCCAACTCCCAGCCCTGACCGGCGCGGATGTCACCTATGGCGATGTCGGACGGGTTGAGCTGGAGGACCATGGCCAACTCGTGGGGGCCCTTCGTCTCGACCAACCGCTCGCGCCGTGCGACGAGCCCGCCGAGTTTTATCTCGGGATTCAACCCGCGCCCCATAACCCGATTTTCCGTCGCACCTATTTGATTTCGGCGATCGCCCCGCCGCTCTTTCCTGCGCACCGGATCTACGACCCGATCGCGGAAACGTGGTTTTACTATCACCTCTCGATCATGCCCGCCCGCATCAAATACGTTCCAGGTGCATGGACCATTGTCGGCGATCATCCGGGCGAACGCATCAGTCGCGCGTGGGAACGACAGGCTTTCGCAGCGTTGCATCTTATGCGCTCGTTCATGGCGGCTTGTCCGGTGTCGACGGCGACCGTCGCCGCGCGGCAGAGAGTCGGCCATTGCGCCTTTGCGACCTGGAGGGCGCTGCCCTACAACTTCACCGGCTTTCCCGCCGATGACTTCATCGCAATCTGGCGCACCGCACCGCGTGCTCCCTTGGCGGAGCTTGGTGGCCGGTGGTTCCAACGCCTCGCGCGAGTGGTTGGGCCGGTCCCCGCCGCTCGTATTTTTCGACGCCTGCAACGCGGTCCCTATTCTCGGATTCGCACGCTGAGCTCCGCGCAATTGGCCGCCCTCGTGCATGAGTGA
- a CDS encoding glycosyltransferase family 2 protein yields MSEPLVSILIPCHNASQWLAQTLESALAQTHPDCEVIVVDDGSTDTSSEVAARFASRGVRLFRQPQSGAAAARNAAITHARGDYFQFLDADDLLHPDKISRQITRLMREPVGRVASAAWAGFRQQPDEAVFSAEPVWRDAAPIDWLVLSWDGGGMMHPAAWLTPRAVAERAGLWNETLSLDDDGEYFCRVLLASSGVCFCPEARSYYRRHVGGSLSHAKSPAAWRSSHAVCRLIQTAALAIEDSPRVRHACAMNHLRFAFRAWPYARELTRLSLAEAKKLDPAARMPGAGTRFNLAARLLGWRAARMLQHRLSHPLSS; encoded by the coding sequence ATGAGTGAACCGCTCGTCAGCATTCTCATCCCCTGCCACAACGCCTCTCAATGGTTGGCGCAAACGCTTGAGTCTGCCTTGGCGCAGACGCACCCCGACTGCGAAGTGATCGTAGTTGACGATGGTTCAACGGATACGAGCAGCGAAGTCGCTGCCCGCTTCGCATCCCGCGGAGTCAGGCTTTTTCGGCAGCCCCAATCGGGCGCCGCCGCCGCGCGAAACGCGGCCATTACCCACGCGCGTGGTGATTACTTCCAATTCCTCGATGCCGACGACTTGCTGCATCCGGACAAAATCTCCCGGCAAATCACGCGGCTCATGCGCGAGCCCGTCGGGCGCGTCGCGAGCGCGGCCTGGGCTGGCTTTCGCCAGCAGCCTGATGAAGCGGTGTTTTCCGCCGAACCCGTGTGGCGCGACGCGGCCCCGATCGACTGGCTCGTCCTCTCCTGGGATGGCGGCGGCATGATGCATCCCGCCGCGTGGCTCACCCCGCGTGCCGTCGCCGAACGCGCTGGACTGTGGAATGAAACGCTCTCGCTCGACGACGACGGCGAATATTTTTGCCGCGTATTGCTGGCCAGTTCCGGCGTCTGCTTTTGCCCCGAGGCGAGAAGTTACTACCGGCGGCACGTCGGCGGCAGCCTCAGTCATGCCAAATCACCGGCAGCCTGGCGCTCCTCCCATGCGGTGTGCCGGTTGATCCAAACCGCCGCGCTGGCAATTGAAGACAGCCCGCGCGTGCGCCATGCCTGCGCGATGAATCATCTGCGGTTTGCCTTCCGCGCCTGGCCCTACGCCCGCGAGCTCACGCGCCTCAGTCTCGCTGAGGCCAAGAAACTCGACCCCGCCGCCCGTATGCCGGGAGCCGGCACCCGCTTCAATCTTGCCGCCCGCCTGCTCGGCTGGCGGGCCGCGCGCATGCTGCAACATCGTCTCTCGCACCCGCTATCTTCGTGA